A region from the Hyalangium gracile genome encodes:
- the mnmG gene encoding tRNA uridine-5-carboxymethylaminomethyl(34) synthesis enzyme MnmG yields the protein MKHRYDVIVVGLGHAGCEAALACARMGLETLGLTLKRERAAVMSCNPAVGGTAKGHLVRELDALGGEMGHAADRAGTHFKTLNASKGPAVQATRVLCDREAYARIVQSVLFSQPNLTVHEAEVSSLVAENGQVAGVVLGDGTQVQARAVLLTTGTFLQALMHVGEKKEVGGRLGDEAAKGLSDSLRSLGFALGRFKTGTPARLKRDSIDWEAVEPQPGDLPPRFFSWRTRRAVAAGEPFPLQPAVTCGITFTTLETHRLLRDNLHRSPLFQGDIVGRGPRYCPSLEDKVVRFAARERHQVFLEPEGPDSPLVYPAGLSTSMPADVQLEFLRTIPGLEHVEVVRFGYAVEYDYAPPTQLSATLETKAVRGLYFAGQLNGTSGYEEAAFQGLYAGINAGLRVKGEPPLLLGRDEAHGAVLVDELVTKGVDEPFRMFTSRSEHRLKLREGNAELRLARHGHRVGLVPREALERVEARARAVAEEVARLKRTGLAPRLKRPEVSYAALAAEARQWPPVPPEVAEEVEVEVKYEGYIAQAERAAAREAEAWDGWVIPAGFRFSEVRGLSAEAVEKFTAHRPGTVGQARRIPGLTQASLSLLLVALKKERAAG from the coding sequence ATGAAGCACCGGTATGACGTCATCGTGGTGGGCCTGGGCCATGCCGGCTGCGAGGCCGCCCTCGCTTGCGCTCGCATGGGGCTGGAGACCCTCGGCCTCACCCTGAAGCGCGAGCGCGCCGCCGTCATGAGCTGCAACCCCGCGGTGGGCGGCACCGCCAAGGGCCACCTCGTCCGCGAGCTGGATGCCCTCGGCGGCGAGATGGGACACGCCGCCGACCGGGCCGGCACCCACTTCAAGACACTCAACGCCTCCAAGGGTCCCGCCGTCCAGGCCACCCGCGTCCTTTGTGACCGCGAGGCCTATGCGCGCATCGTTCAGTCCGTCCTCTTCTCCCAGCCGAACCTCACCGTGCACGAGGCGGAGGTCTCCTCCCTCGTCGCCGAGAACGGCCAGGTGGCAGGCGTGGTGCTCGGCGATGGAACCCAGGTGCAGGCGCGCGCCGTGCTCCTCACCACCGGCACCTTCCTCCAGGCCCTCATGCACGTGGGCGAGAAGAAGGAGGTGGGCGGGCGGCTCGGGGATGAGGCCGCGAAGGGCCTCTCCGACTCGCTGCGCTCCCTGGGCTTCGCGCTGGGCCGCTTCAAGACGGGCACTCCCGCGCGCCTCAAGCGGGATTCCATCGACTGGGAGGCCGTGGAGCCCCAGCCGGGAGATCTCCCTCCGCGCTTCTTCTCCTGGCGCACCCGCCGGGCCGTGGCAGCGGGCGAGCCCTTCCCGCTCCAGCCGGCCGTCACCTGCGGCATCACCTTCACCACGCTGGAGACGCACCGGCTGCTGCGCGACAACCTCCATCGCTCGCCGCTGTTCCAGGGCGACATCGTTGGCCGAGGGCCTCGGTACTGCCCCTCGCTGGAGGACAAGGTGGTGCGCTTCGCCGCGCGCGAGCGGCACCAGGTGTTCCTGGAGCCCGAGGGCCCGGACTCGCCGCTGGTGTACCCGGCGGGACTGTCCACCAGCATGCCCGCGGACGTGCAGCTCGAGTTCCTGCGCACCATCCCCGGCCTGGAGCATGTGGAGGTGGTCCGCTTCGGCTACGCGGTGGAGTACGACTACGCGCCGCCCACGCAGCTGTCCGCCACGCTGGAGACCAAGGCCGTGCGTGGCCTGTACTTCGCCGGCCAGCTCAACGGCACTTCGGGCTATGAGGAGGCGGCCTTCCAGGGGCTGTACGCCGGCATCAACGCCGGGCTGCGGGTGAAGGGCGAGCCGCCGCTGTTGCTCGGCCGGGACGAGGCGCACGGCGCGGTGCTGGTGGACGAGCTGGTGACGAAGGGCGTGGACGAGCCCTTCCGCATGTTCACCAGCCGCTCGGAGCACCGGCTCAAGCTGCGCGAGGGCAACGCGGAGCTGCGACTGGCCCGGCACGGACACCGGGTGGGGCTGGTGCCGCGCGAGGCGCTCGAGCGGGTGGAGGCGCGGGCGCGGGCCGTGGCGGAGGAGGTGGCGCGGCTGAAGCGCACCGGGCTGGCCCCGCGGCTGAAGCGCCCCGAGGTGAGCTACGCGGCGCTGGCGGCGGAGGCGCGCCAGTGGCCCCCGGTGCCGCCCGAGGTGGCCGAGGAGGTGGAGGTGGAGGTGAAGTACGAGGGCTACATTGCCCAGGCCGAGCGCGCCGCGGCTCGGGAGGCGGAGGCGTGGGACGGCTGGGTGATTCCGGCGGGCTTCCGGTTCTCCGAGGTGCGTGGCCTGTCGGCCGAGGCGGTGGAGAAGTTCACGGCGCACCGGCCGGGCACGGTGGGACAGGCGCGGCGCATCCCCGGGCTGACGCAGGCGTCCCTGTCCCTGCTCCTGGTGGCGCTGAAGAAGGAGCGCGCCGCCGGTTAG
- a CDS encoding PQQ-binding-like beta-propeller repeat protein, producing the protein MARFDSLVIETPAHNALLDAGSVQVVARLTVKEAYRGDTRFPSDVDFKAALSGGGLGGAIANFGHDDAGTYTAVWTPPAVEASVTLRVAHREADAGLADTVTVRVDAVPPVFNVSVPPATTGVSNGGTTYADPDAGSLANLWKRDQQVRVEIQTNEVNLDTSTLKVALRGTDGVASPPVPVTPVTQGCTAVFCGEAALNLWEPTLDAFRGSMALEVQGNDLAGNVGTTSPASPLVNVTRWKWAVSGLSGTIRTSPAIGERGTVYIGTSDGKVVALTPEGKKAWEVMPGGSVASLAVGASDGGVESVYVATNSMNNKTVLHALSSEGGRSRVRCPSGTAELDGPVLGAMAVTMTGTAPNRFESGVAVINSGATTQLWAVRPDASGLSQCIPSSSTFAIPGTIPDGSLVASSANFFYPTAATASIVSYTFGGNALNWTASAGAQPVYGLALTGDSLIGGAAGALPSQGGLYFVPVTGSATATLLTGTGGGRVWSPIIGTGGTNIFYGQETDADQGDLKKYDLPGQTVTNSAIPNIGVLKYAPALGADGVLYTAPSSSNVVSAWSANDLSARWAVILSGAASASVGLDCARNASGTVVPGRPGTLYVPSGGTLHAIIVDSPGLTRDAAAWPKYQHDARNTGNPATPMPNCQ; encoded by the coding sequence GTGGCTCGATTCGACTCATTGGTCATCGAGACGCCCGCTCACAATGCGCTGCTTGATGCAGGGTCTGTACAGGTAGTGGCCCGACTCACCGTCAAAGAGGCCTATCGGGGTGATACCCGCTTTCCTTCCGATGTGGACTTCAAAGCGGCGCTGAGTGGCGGTGGTTTGGGTGGAGCTATTGCGAACTTCGGCCACGACGACGCTGGTACGTACACCGCAGTTTGGACACCGCCGGCAGTGGAGGCCAGCGTCACCCTGCGTGTCGCGCACCGGGAGGCGGATGCCGGGCTGGCGGACACCGTGACGGTGAGAGTGGATGCGGTGCCGCCGGTGTTCAACGTCTCCGTGCCGCCCGCGACTACTGGCGTGTCGAACGGAGGCACGACGTATGCGGACCCCGATGCGGGCAGCCTCGCCAATCTCTGGAAGAGGGATCAGCAGGTGCGCGTGGAGATCCAGACCAATGAGGTGAATCTAGATACAAGCACCCTGAAGGTAGCCTTGAGGGGAACGGACGGTGTTGCCTCGCCCCCGGTTCCCGTGACTCCGGTGACCCAGGGCTGCACCGCTGTCTTCTGCGGCGAGGCCGCCTTGAATCTGTGGGAGCCGACCCTCGATGCATTCCGCGGGTCCATGGCCTTGGAGGTTCAGGGCAATGATCTCGCTGGGAATGTGGGGACGACATCTCCGGCTTCGCCCCTGGTCAATGTGACGCGCTGGAAGTGGGCTGTCAGCGGTCTTTCCGGCACCATCAGGACCAGCCCTGCCATTGGCGAGAGAGGGACCGTCTACATCGGCACCTCCGACGGCAAGGTAGTGGCGCTCACTCCCGAGGGTAAGAAGGCATGGGAAGTGATGCCGGGTGGCTCCGTGGCCAGCTTGGCCGTGGGGGCTTCCGATGGAGGAGTGGAGTCGGTCTATGTGGCGACCAATTCCATGAACAATAAGACTGTGCTCCACGCACTCTCCAGTGAGGGGGGAAGATCGCGGGTGCGCTGCCCCAGTGGCACTGCTGAACTCGATGGGCCGGTTCTGGGCGCCATGGCTGTCACGATGACGGGAACTGCGCCGAACCGATTCGAGTCGGGCGTGGCCGTCATCAATAGCGGTGCGACCACTCAACTCTGGGCTGTGCGACCCGACGCATCAGGGCTCTCGCAATGTATTCCCTCCAGTTCAACCTTCGCGATTCCTGGGACGATTCCGGATGGTTCGCTGGTGGCGAGTAGCGCCAACTTCTTCTACCCGACGGCAGCTACAGCCTCGATCGTCAGCTATACCTTTGGTGGCAACGCCTTGAATTGGACGGCTTCAGCTGGTGCGCAGCCCGTCTATGGACTTGCCCTGACGGGTGACAGCCTCATTGGCGGGGCGGCGGGTGCTCTCCCCAGTCAAGGAGGCCTCTACTTTGTTCCTGTTACGGGAAGTGCCACCGCTACGCTACTGACGGGTACAGGTGGCGGCCGAGTGTGGAGCCCTATCATCGGAACCGGCGGAACCAATATCTTCTACGGCCAAGAAACCGACGCCGACCAAGGTGATCTCAAGAAATATGATCTGCCAGGCCAGACGGTTACCAATTCCGCCATACCTAATATAGGGGTGTTGAAATATGCCCCGGCACTGGGGGCTGACGGAGTGCTGTATACGGCACCGAGTTCTTCAAACGTCGTATCGGCTTGGTCCGCGAACGACCTCAGCGCACGTTGGGCGGTCATTCTGAGCGGGGCAGCGAGTGCCTCAGTGGGGCTGGACTGCGCAAGAAACGCTTCCGGCACGGTCGTACCAGGCAGGCCTGGGACGCTCTACGTGCCGTCCGGAGGAACACTCCACGCCATCATCGTGGACAGCCCGGGCCTCACCCGGGATGCGGCCGCTTGGCCCAAGTACCAGCACGACGCTCGCAACACTGGCAACCCAGCCACACCTATGCCCAACTGCCAATAG
- a CDS encoding serine/threonine protein kinase, with translation MQVGKYQLIRQLAVGGMAEVFLARTSGPMGFEKQLVLKRVLPHLALDPSFVQMFLGEATLAARLTHPNIVQIFDFGEANGAYYLAMEYIDGPSLRTLLDDALTRGAPLPPALCARILSAACEGLTFAHDFKDPATGQPLNIVHRDISPDNILVSRQGSVKVVDFGIAKAAGQQHRTQTGLIKGKLAYMPPEQIRNETLDRQVDVYALGIVFYELLTGQRPFQADTDVSLMHAILYETPTPAAQLQPTLPEPVLRILERAITRDRAQRYPDCLAFQTALEEYLLSTGKPVTTGHVAQFIAQVSPPREQAPSLPLPPSNEPLEDTALRPTPSPSSVLSVQDLISDTLIRPAPTESPSAPPPVAAPAAPSRTDGRRRAVLASAVLLLAGGGYLLSDDSEPPAPAPVAVPAAPAVPAEPVSPPPSPPAEAAAPTPAVDIKAVPGAKSGLLEIEVRPWAFIYLQGQKLARVEPSASLDINPGTYTLKLVNPALKKSVERPIEVKAGQTTFVLVDLLRDEEEAQKP, from the coding sequence ATGCAGGTCGGCAAGTACCAGTTGATCCGGCAGCTCGCGGTCGGCGGCATGGCCGAGGTGTTCCTCGCCAGAACCTCCGGCCCCATGGGCTTCGAGAAGCAGCTCGTGCTCAAGCGCGTCCTGCCACACCTCGCCCTGGACCCGTCCTTCGTCCAGATGTTCCTCGGCGAGGCCACGCTGGCCGCTCGCCTCACCCACCCGAACATCGTCCAGATCTTCGACTTCGGCGAGGCCAACGGCGCCTACTACCTGGCCATGGAGTACATCGACGGGCCGAGCCTGCGCACGCTCCTCGATGACGCGCTGACGCGCGGCGCTCCGCTGCCTCCCGCCCTCTGCGCGCGCATCCTCTCGGCGGCGTGCGAGGGCCTGACCTTCGCCCACGACTTCAAGGATCCGGCCACCGGCCAGCCGCTGAACATCGTCCACCGCGACATCAGCCCGGACAACATCCTGGTGTCCCGTCAGGGCTCCGTGAAGGTGGTGGACTTCGGCATCGCCAAGGCCGCCGGCCAGCAGCACCGCACGCAGACCGGGCTCATCAAGGGCAAGCTGGCGTACATGCCGCCCGAGCAGATCCGCAACGAGACGCTGGATCGGCAGGTCGATGTGTACGCGCTGGGGATCGTCTTCTACGAGCTGCTCACGGGCCAGCGACCGTTCCAGGCGGACACGGACGTCAGCCTCATGCACGCCATCCTGTACGAGACGCCGACGCCCGCCGCTCAGCTCCAGCCGACGCTGCCCGAGCCCGTGCTGCGCATCCTCGAGCGAGCCATCACCCGGGACCGGGCCCAGCGCTACCCGGACTGCCTCGCCTTCCAGACGGCCCTGGAGGAGTACCTCCTGTCCACGGGCAAGCCCGTGACGACCGGGCACGTCGCCCAGTTCATCGCCCAGGTCTCGCCACCGAGAGAGCAGGCCCCATCCCTCCCGCTGCCCCCGAGCAACGAGCCGCTCGAGGACACGGCGCTTCGCCCCACCCCGAGCCCGTCCTCGGTGCTGTCCGTCCAGGACCTGATCTCGGACACGTTGATCCGCCCGGCGCCCACGGAGTCTCCGTCAGCACCGCCTCCGGTCGCGGCTCCGGCAGCTCCCTCTCGAACCGATGGGCGAAGGCGCGCGGTGCTTGCCAGCGCCGTGCTGCTCCTCGCGGGAGGCGGGTACCTGCTCTCCGACGACTCCGAGCCGCCAGCACCCGCTCCCGTGGCGGTTCCCGCCGCGCCGGCCGTCCCCGCCGAGCCCGTGAGTCCACCCCCCAGTCCTCCCGCCGAGGCTGCCGCGCCCACGCCCGCCGTGGACATCAAGGCGGTGCCGGGTGCGAAGTCAGGCCTGCTGGAGATCGAGGTCCGGCCCTGGGCGTTCATCTACCTCCAGGGCCAGAAGCTGGCCAGGGTGGAGCCCTCGGCGAGCCTGGACATCAACCCGGGCACGTACACCTTGAAGCTCGTCAACCCGGCCCTGAAGAAGAGCGTGGAGCGGCCCATCGAGGTGAAGGCCGGGCAGACCACGTTCGTGCTGGTGGATCTGCTGCGCGACGAAGAGGAGGCCCAGAAGCCCTGA
- the rsmG gene encoding 16S rRNA (guanine(527)-N(7))-methyltransferase RsmG → MENSRFFDQLQQGCSALGVGLAEDVPPKLLRLMNELLKWNAKVNLTAITAPEEVLEKHFLDSLAVLPEVESAASLLDLGAGAGFPGLPLKLARPALTVTLVDAVGKKVGFLKAAIAALGLKDARGLHARAEGKPETEGIPRAEVLIARAFMDLPDWLNLAPAYVLPGGRVVAMLGKASPESELQARASERTLRLVSSRQYRLPFSGAERQIAVFSKE, encoded by the coding sequence GTGGAAAACAGCCGCTTCTTTGATCAGCTCCAACAGGGGTGTAGCGCGCTGGGGGTAGGACTCGCCGAAGACGTCCCGCCGAAGCTCCTGCGCCTCATGAATGAGCTTCTGAAGTGGAATGCCAAGGTGAACCTCACCGCCATCACGGCGCCCGAGGAGGTGCTCGAGAAGCACTTCCTGGACTCGCTCGCCGTGCTGCCCGAGGTGGAGAGCGCCGCCTCGCTCCTGGACCTGGGCGCGGGGGCTGGCTTCCCGGGCCTGCCGCTCAAGCTGGCGCGGCCGGCGCTCACGGTGACGCTCGTGGATGCGGTGGGCAAGAAGGTCGGCTTCCTCAAGGCCGCCATCGCCGCGCTCGGGCTGAAGGACGCGCGGGGGCTTCATGCTCGAGCGGAGGGCAAGCCCGAGACCGAGGGCATTCCTCGCGCCGAGGTGCTCATCGCTCGCGCCTTCATGGACTTGCCTGACTGGCTGAACCTGGCGCCCGCCTACGTGCTGCCGGGAGGCCGCGTGGTGGCGATGCTCGGCAAGGCCTCACCGGAGTCGGAGCTGCAGGCCCGTGCCTCCGAGCGCACCCTGCGCCTGGTCTCCTCGCGTCAGTACCGCCTGCCGTTCTCGGGCGCCGAGCGGCAGATCGCCGTCTTCTCCAAGGAGTGA
- a CDS encoding sulfite oxidase produces METDVGTAEPSREVREEEERARLVVVKAEPFNAETPPEALAEAQTPTASFYVRSNHPQPELPAATHRITVGGAVETAFTLGLAELSRGTLRTLTATLECAGNGRTSMTPLPEGEPWMQGALGTAVWKGVPLAEVLGRARLRSDVVEVLVEGADGQGSKRFARSLPLSKALHPDTLLALEMNGAPLTRAHGAPVRLLVPGWYGMASVKWVSRIEALTRPFEGYYQRERYIYDMANGQAAEPVTRMRVKSLITSPEEGERVAPGRVVVQGMAWSGERRVVQVEVAVDGGESWKPATLLETPRPSAWVRWAFTWEDATAGRHTLRARATDEAGETQPETAPWNRLGYGNNAVQVRVVNVG; encoded by the coding sequence ATGGAGACGGATGTGGGGACGGCGGAGCCCTCGCGGGAGGTCCGCGAGGAAGAGGAGCGTGCCAGGCTCGTCGTGGTGAAGGCCGAGCCCTTCAACGCGGAGACGCCGCCGGAAGCCCTGGCCGAGGCGCAGACGCCCACCGCCTCCTTCTACGTGCGCAGCAACCACCCGCAGCCGGAGCTGCCCGCCGCCACGCACCGCATCACGGTGGGAGGCGCGGTGGAGACGGCCTTCACGCTGGGGCTGGCGGAGCTGTCGCGAGGAACCCTGCGCACGTTGACAGCGACGCTGGAGTGCGCGGGCAACGGGCGCACCTCCATGACACCGCTCCCCGAGGGCGAGCCGTGGATGCAGGGAGCTTTGGGCACGGCGGTGTGGAAGGGCGTCCCGCTGGCGGAGGTGCTCGGGAGGGCCCGCCTGCGCTCGGATGTGGTGGAGGTGCTGGTGGAGGGAGCCGACGGGCAGGGGAGCAAGCGCTTCGCCCGTTCCCTCCCACTGAGCAAGGCCCTGCACCCGGACACGCTGCTGGCGCTGGAGATGAATGGAGCACCGCTGACGCGAGCGCATGGAGCGCCGGTGCGGCTGCTCGTGCCGGGCTGGTACGGCATGGCGAGCGTGAAGTGGGTGAGCCGCATCGAGGCGCTCACGCGTCCGTTCGAGGGCTACTACCAGCGGGAGCGCTACATCTACGACATGGCCAATGGCCAGGCCGCCGAGCCGGTGACGCGGATGCGGGTGAAGTCGCTGATCACCTCACCGGAGGAGGGCGAGCGCGTGGCGCCGGGGCGGGTGGTGGTGCAAGGCATGGCCTGGAGCGGAGAGCGCCGGGTGGTGCAGGTGGAGGTGGCGGTGGACGGCGGGGAGAGCTGGAAGCCGGCCACGCTGCTGGAGACGCCGAGGCCCTCGGCCTGGGTGCGCTGGGCCTTCACCTGGGAGGACGCGACCGCGGGTCGACACACGCTGCGGGCGCGAGCCACGGACGAGGCGGGCGAGACGCAGCCGGAGACAGCGCCCTGGAACCGGCTGGGCTACGGCAACAACGCGGTGCAGGTGCGAGTGGTGAACGTGGGCTGA
- a CDS encoding Ig-like domain-containing protein: MHSHRRWTGRAVLAALGVVAGACSQPPTEPVARSAAPRARAPETQSAPRITSTFQSDLRVFAGSRVTFRVVASDPQARALTITWAANTGTLGTPTTEAAQSEVEWTPSQCVLTGTTPSITATVTNAQGLSASTTFTLSGATTCLAGGALPKSSRILSLQSESVAWRSR; this comes from the coding sequence ATGCACTCGCACAGACGATGGACGGGCAGGGCGGTGCTGGCCGCGCTGGGAGTGGTGGCAGGCGCATGCAGCCAGCCCCCCACCGAGCCGGTGGCCCGCTCCGCCGCCCCACGGGCGCGCGCGCCGGAGACACAGTCCGCGCCGCGCATCACGAGCACCTTTCAGTCTGATCTGCGCGTGTTCGCGGGCAGCCGCGTCACCTTCCGCGTCGTGGCGAGTGATCCGCAGGCACGAGCACTCACCATCACCTGGGCCGCGAACACGGGCACGCTCGGGACACCCACGACGGAAGCCGCGCAGAGCGAGGTGGAGTGGACGCCATCGCAGTGCGTGCTGACGGGCACCACGCCGTCCATCACGGCCACGGTGACGAACGCGCAGGGCCTGTCGGCCTCGACGACCTTCACGCTCTCGGGAGCGACGACGTGCCTTGCGGGAGGAGCCCTGCCGAAGAGCTCGCGGATCCTCTCGCTGCAGTCGGAGTCCGTGGCGTGGCGCTCGCGCTGA
- a CDS encoding serine/threonine protein kinase, whose amino-acid sequence MQQLGKYQLVRKLATGGMAEVYLAKAAGPMGFEKTLVLKRILPHLAEDPTFVEMFLAEAKLAAQLNHPNIVQIFDFGEADGEYFLAMEYIDGPNLRVLLKRANTAGLTLPPAVCARLIASACEGLAFAHDFQDPATGEALGLIHRDISPDNILVSRQGAVKVVDFGIAKAAGQGHKTQTGLIKGKLAYMPPEQVRAKNLDRRVDVYALGVVLYELLTRHKPFDAPTDASLMQAILFEPQTPAAQHRPELPEAVQRILERALSKDREQRYPDCLALAADLEEFILSVGKPVTTQQIVQLISQVTPSTDAPMPTPQSGTARGGSGSGPRASATPTHTPAPISSPGTGPRSGTRPAPKSRTGDMVAPVEETAPRQAEPEELPSKTMALPVEEAPPTKQDTTAPTTSRKRWLPAAAGAALLLVGGGFVLWRTRSQPDPVTPPPVVLSPPTTEPKPPSPPVVAENPPKPDTAPSPEQPDKPQGETGTPPATPPENTPPVELAKVDPPARPPDGAAATPESPDPTPTNPPKPNIKPKPRPPKPAPTAPVGKGTVVFRVRPYATVILSGRNLGQTPFDPVETPAGRYTVQFVNEDLKKKITQAFELKPGETKVIKINLEE is encoded by the coding sequence ATGCAGCAACTCGGCAAGTACCAGTTGGTTCGCAAGCTCGCCACCGGTGGCATGGCCGAGGTCTACCTCGCCAAGGCCGCGGGCCCCATGGGCTTCGAGAAGACGCTGGTGCTCAAGCGCATCCTCCCGCACCTGGCCGAGGACCCCACCTTCGTCGAGATGTTCCTCGCCGAAGCCAAGCTCGCCGCCCAGCTCAACCACCCCAACATCGTCCAGATCTTCGACTTCGGTGAGGCCGACGGCGAGTACTTCCTCGCCATGGAGTACATCGACGGGCCCAACCTCCGCGTCCTCCTCAAGCGCGCCAACACCGCTGGCCTCACCCTGCCTCCCGCCGTCTGCGCCCGCCTCATCGCCTCCGCCTGCGAGGGCCTCGCCTTCGCCCACGACTTCCAGGACCCCGCCACCGGTGAGGCGCTCGGGCTCATCCACCGCGACATCAGCCCCGACAACATCCTCGTGTCCCGTCAGGGCGCCGTGAAGGTGGTGGACTTCGGCATCGCCAAGGCCGCCGGCCAGGGCCACAAGACGCAGACCGGGCTCATCAAGGGCAAGCTGGCGTACATGCCGCCCGAGCAGGTCCGCGCCAAGAACCTGGACCGCCGCGTGGATGTGTATGCGCTCGGCGTCGTCCTCTACGAGCTGCTCACGCGCCACAAGCCTTTCGATGCTCCCACGGATGCCAGCCTCATGCAGGCCATCCTCTTCGAGCCCCAGACTCCCGCCGCCCAGCACCGGCCGGAGCTCCCCGAGGCCGTCCAGCGCATCCTCGAGCGCGCGCTGTCCAAGGACCGCGAGCAGCGCTACCCGGACTGCCTCGCGCTCGCCGCCGACCTGGAGGAGTTCATCCTCTCCGTCGGCAAGCCCGTGACGACCCAGCAGATCGTCCAGCTCATCTCCCAGGTGACGCCCTCCACCGACGCGCCCATGCCCACCCCGCAGTCGGGCACGGCGCGCGGTGGCAGTGGCAGTGGCCCGCGGGCTTCCGCCACGCCCACCCACACGCCCGCCCCCATCTCCAGCCCGGGAACCGGGCCTCGCAGCGGTACGCGCCCGGCCCCGAAGTCGCGAACCGGGGACATGGTGGCTCCCGTGGAGGAGACCGCTCCGCGCCAGGCTGAACCCGAAGAGCTCCCCTCGAAGACGATGGCCCTCCCTGTCGAGGAGGCGCCACCGACGAAGCAGGACACCACTGCTCCCACCACCTCCAGGAAGCGGTGGCTACCCGCCGCCGCGGGTGCCGCGCTGCTCCTCGTCGGGGGTGGCTTCGTGCTCTGGCGGACCCGCTCCCAGCCAGACCCCGTCACGCCTCCGCCGGTGGTCCTGTCTCCTCCCACGACCGAGCCGAAGCCGCCGAGCCCTCCCGTCGTGGCGGAGAACCCTCCCAAGCCAGACACCGCGCCCTCACCGGAGCAGCCCGACAAGCCCCAGGGAGAGACGGGCACGCCTCCGGCCACTCCCCCCGAGAACACCCCTCCGGTCGAGCTGGCCAAGGTCGATCCTCCCGCCCGTCCGCCAGACGGCGCCGCTGCCACTCCCGAGAGCCCCGACCCCACGCCCACGAACCCGCCGAAGCCCAACATCAAGCCCAAGCCTCGGCCGCCCAAGCCGGCTCCGACGGCTCCCGTGGGCAAGGGCACCGTCGTGTTCCGCGTCCGCCCCTACGCCACCGTCATCCTCAGCGGGCGCAACCTGGGACAGACGCCGTTTGATCCCGTGGAGACTCCGGCGGGCAGGTACACCGTGCAGTTCGTCAACGAGGACCTGAAGAAGAAGATCACCCAGGCCTTCGAGCTGAAGCCGGGCGAGACCAAGGTCATCAAGATCAACCTCGAGGAGTAG